A genome region from Acinetobacter lwoffii includes the following:
- a CDS encoding AI-2E family transporter has product MDNNKNSQVKPRQANLQQQTEVLMPDQSERQRTQHALRMMAGFVIAAVVMTALYFGRDIFIPLALAILLAFLLSPLVSRLKRWGCPQWAAIGLVMCLTLSFLGGTATYLGVQLGKLSQELPQYQDTIQQKLKMLENYRQGPSMWDGAIQTFDTVENSIDTQEQETEDPNVQNVKVVGLEPTSEEAALDWLNKILNPLAIIGIVFLFMVLILFNGKDLHDRFLKLLGGNLNIGTDALDDAGKSIGTYLRMQLLVNVTYGIPMAIGLLLIGVPAAIMWGLVAVVMRFVPYVGPIVSAIFPITLAFAVDPGWDMVLWTVALILVLELISNNVIEPWLYGESTGLSTLAIILAATFWTTLWGPVGLILSTPLTACLLVLSNYVPALGFVKTLLGSTPVLSPSERFYQRLVADEVNDAMQVANDYICSQLPKKPSAEEVARRVQMFYGEVAIPAIRIYSQGHDTDVTAEHRLRLYQGLQFFNHAFQKAYPSKLSAEQPEVYCVGARWEIDTQISAMVAHALNLKNIAARNDPDVLIQSSESGKGIVLPASIKILCVSIFHHAPAAQIRLLKYRLAQQYPEMKIIFATWSMRQLELLDELQQRFELEALVNNVDDLILTIETYTLNEGESWFENLEIKNEKERQQALNELGLLDHRHQTLYKQYIEEARQAFDVDYAQISWLNQHEMYIPVSPFTQEPIATRQMCKDSVCTHLLYQNEPLVIEDLQRDPRFPHLSELRQHHIRFYAGVPLKDKNGIALGSLCLLDKQPRQMQAEDMILLKALAQDLMATLSNERKKKDKQKQIEQMQPATSASVLNKD; this is encoded by the coding sequence GTGGATAACAACAAGAACAGTCAAGTAAAACCAAGACAGGCCAACCTGCAACAACAGACTGAAGTATTGATGCCAGATCAGTCCGAGCGGCAGCGCACCCAACATGCACTCAGAATGATGGCAGGCTTTGTAATTGCTGCTGTAGTCATGACGGCGTTGTATTTTGGCCGGGATATTTTTATTCCGCTGGCTTTGGCCATTCTGCTGGCATTTTTACTTTCTCCTCTGGTTTCCCGTTTAAAGCGCTGGGGCTGTCCCCAATGGGCGGCGATTGGCCTGGTCATGTGCTTGACCTTGTCATTTCTGGGCGGCACAGCGACTTATCTGGGGGTGCAGCTTGGCAAGCTGAGTCAGGAACTGCCGCAATATCAGGACACCATCCAGCAAAAACTGAAAATGCTCGAAAATTATCGTCAGGGACCGAGTATGTGGGACGGTGCGATCCAGACCTTTGACACGGTAGAAAATTCGATAGACACCCAAGAACAGGAAACAGAAGACCCGAATGTGCAGAATGTCAAAGTCGTGGGCCTAGAGCCAACGAGTGAAGAGGCTGCGCTGGACTGGTTGAATAAAATCCTGAATCCGTTGGCGATTATCGGGATTGTGTTCCTGTTTATGGTATTGATTTTATTCAATGGTAAAGACCTGCATGACCGCTTTCTGAAACTCTTGGGTGGTAATCTGAATATCGGCACCGATGCGCTGGATGATGCCGGCAAGAGTATCGGAACCTATTTGCGCATGCAGCTGCTGGTCAATGTCACTTATGGTATTCCCATGGCGATTGGGCTGTTATTGATTGGCGTGCCAGCAGCGATCATGTGGGGGCTGGTCGCGGTGGTTATGCGTTTTGTACCCTATGTTGGCCCGATCGTTTCAGCTATTTTCCCGATTACACTGGCTTTCGCCGTTGATCCGGGCTGGGACATGGTGCTCTGGACTGTGGCCTTGATACTGGTGCTGGAACTCATCAGCAATAACGTGATTGAACCGTGGCTCTATGGGGAAAGTACCGGTCTGTCTACTTTGGCAATTATTCTGGCTGCTACGTTCTGGACCACCCTCTGGGGACCGGTAGGGCTGATCTTGTCGACGCCTTTGACTGCCTGCCTGCTGGTTTTGTCCAATTATGTACCGGCACTGGGTTTTGTCAAAACCTTACTTGGCAGTACGCCAGTATTGTCACCCTCCGAACGCTTTTACCAACGACTGGTGGCTGATGAAGTCAATGATGCAATGCAGGTAGCCAATGATTACATCTGTTCGCAATTACCGAAAAAGCCCAGTGCAGAGGAGGTGGCCCGTCGGGTACAAATGTTCTATGGCGAAGTGGCCATTCCAGCCATTCGGATTTATTCTCAAGGACATGATACCGATGTCACTGCCGAACACCGGTTGCGTCTTTATCAGGGCTTGCAGTTCTTTAATCATGCGTTTCAAAAAGCCTATCCAAGTAAATTAAGTGCTGAGCAGCCCGAAGTTTATTGTGTCGGTGCGCGTTGGGAAATTGACACCCAGATTTCTGCCATGGTGGCACACGCGCTGAATCTCAAAAATATTGCTGCCCGAAATGATCCGGATGTGCTGATTCAATCGAGTGAATCAGGAAAGGGTATTGTACTGCCAGCTTCGATCAAGATTTTATGTGTGTCGATTTTTCATCATGCGCCTGCAGCACAGATTCGGTTGCTGAAATATAGACTGGCGCAGCAATATCCTGAGATGAAAATCATTTTTGCGACTTGGAGCATGAGGCAGCTGGAGCTTCTGGATGAACTGCAACAACGTTTTGAGCTGGAGGCACTGGTCAATAATGTCGATGATCTGATTCTGACTATCGAAACTTATACCTTGAATGAAGGCGAAAGCTGGTTTGAGAATCTGGAGATCAAGAATGAAAAAGAACGGCAGCAGGCTTTAAATGAATTGGGGTTATTGGATCATCGTCATCAGACCCTTTATAAACAATATATTGAAGAAGCTCGTCAAGCCTTTGACGTTGATTACGCACAAATTTCTTGGCTGAATCAGCACGAAATGTATATTCCAGTCAGTCCTTTTACCCAAGAACCTATTGCAACCCGGCAAATGTGCAAGGATTCAGTTTGCACCCATCTGCTTTATCAGAATGAGCCTTTGGTGATTGAAGACTTGCAGCGTGACCCGCGCTTTCCGCATCTGTCAGAGTTAAGACAGCATCATATCCGTTTCTATGCCGGTGTGCCCTTAAAAGATAAAAATGGAATTGCGCTGGGGAGTCTGTGTCTGCTGGATAAACAACCGAGACAGATGCAGGCCGAAGATATGATTCTGCTTAAGGCTTTGGCACAGGATTTAATGGCGACTTTGAGCAATGAGCGCAAGAAAAAAGATAAACAGAAGCAGATTGAGCAGATGCAGCCTGCTACCTCGGCAAGCGTTTTAAATAAGGACTAA
- a CDS encoding DUF805 domain-containing protein has product MKGSILDFSIQHNTGFISGDDNQRYSFNGADWRSERPPSRGDRVDFIVNTAGEASEVYLTSGSSIYLGEKISSQLGKYSNLDQAEENYSSIDWFVKCLTNYANFSGRARRKEFWFFMLFCVILGIVAEVIDTVLGTKPLVNSLLNLALLVPSLAVGTRRLHDVGRSGWWQLLTLTVIGILVLIWWWATETKQQNNEYGAPAK; this is encoded by the coding sequence ATGAAAGGTTCAATCCTTGATTTTTCTATTCAACACAATACCGGTTTTATCTCGGGGGATGATAATCAGCGCTATAGCTTTAATGGCGCAGACTGGCGTAGTGAGCGTCCACCTTCACGCGGTGATCGGGTCGATTTTATCGTCAATACCGCGGGTGAAGCATCTGAGGTTTATTTAACCTCAGGCAGTTCTATTTATCTGGGAGAAAAAATTTCCAGTCAGCTTGGCAAATATTCAAATCTGGATCAAGCCGAGGAAAATTACAGCAGCATTGACTGGTTTGTAAAATGTCTGACCAACTATGCAAACTTTTCCGGCCGTGCACGCCGTAAAGAATTTTGGTTCTTTATGCTGTTTTGTGTAATTTTAGGCATTGTTGCTGAGGTAATTGATACAGTTTTAGGCACTAAACCGCTGGTGAATAGCTTGCTTAATCTGGCACTTCTAGTCCCAAGTCTGGCCGTTGGCACGCGTCGCTTGCATGATGTAGGACGTTCTGGTTGGTGGCAATTACTGACGCTTACCGTGATTGGCATACTGGTACTGATCTGGTGGTGGGCAACTGAAACCAAGCAACAAAACAATGAGTATGGTGCTCCTGCCAAATAA
- a CDS encoding hydroxymethylpyrimidine/phosphomethylpyrimidine kinase, with protein MRPTVLCFSGLDPSGGAGLQADIEAIGQSGAHAAIACTALTIQNSQQVFGFEATSRELLLAQANAVVNDLPIRCVKSGMLGTTDNIVALAEFLTVHPDYLYVLDPVLVANSGGSLGNQETLVKAFTQLIPLATILTPNTVELRALTGEQDLKLATQKLFKMGAQAVLVKGGHEDTPDYIQNSLYIAGELVNETRCPRLPGEYHGSGCSLASFIAGRLAMGDQLKTAVQHAETWLFGVLKNAEIPVPNGQRIPKRF; from the coding sequence TTGCGCCCTACCGTACTTTGCTTTTCCGGTTTAGACCCTTCAGGTGGAGCCGGCCTTCAAGCAGATATTGAAGCTATTGGTCAAAGTGGTGCACATGCGGCAATTGCCTGCACAGCCCTCACTATTCAAAATTCACAGCAGGTTTTTGGTTTCGAAGCCACTTCCAGAGAATTGCTATTGGCACAGGCCAATGCTGTGGTAAATGACCTGCCCATTCGTTGCGTAAAATCTGGCATGTTAGGCACCACAGACAATATCGTGGCTCTGGCCGAGTTTCTGACTGTACATCCAGATTATCTGTATGTGCTGGATCCGGTTTTGGTCGCCAATAGTGGCGGCTCGCTGGGTAATCAGGAAACGCTGGTCAAAGCATTTACCCAGCTGATTCCATTGGCCACCATTTTAACGCCAAATACGGTTGAACTGCGTGCCCTGACGGGTGAGCAAGACCTCAAACTGGCCACTCAAAAATTGTTTAAAATGGGTGCACAGGCTGTTTTGGTCAAAGGGGGGCATGAAGATACGCCTGATTATATCCAGAACAGCCTGTATATCGCAGGTGAGCTGGTCAACGAAACTCGCTGTCCACGTCTGCCAGGTGAATATCATGGTTCTGGCTGTTCACTGGCCAGTTTCATTGCCGGACGTCTGGCCATGGGTGATCAGTTGAAAACTGCGGTACAGCATGCTGAAACCTGGTTATTTGGGGTATTAAAAAATGCTGAAATTCCTGTTCCAAATGGCCAGAGAATTCCAAAGCGTTTTTAA
- a CDS encoding DUF1176 domain-containing protein, producing MKQKWIYSIKTMSVTFGLASISSLSLAAIQGLHFSHKDWEIACDNTGTCRAAGYQSDQDIDQPVSVLLERAAGINSSIKAQVQILPLAAATPTRQLQLQIASTPYGVIGLNREGIGQLNSSQTRALLKAVQGTSPVIFKNAQSRWNLSTAGASAVLLKMDEFQRRLSTPSALISPGIKSNQAVLKAAGIPKIQIPKYQSGKVTQAKLNTATSQQMIRKLQATTKEDQCDLLFSQRFLDDDVMTIYPINAQNQLIQIPCWRGAYNMGSGFWLMDRNKQFKQLVTTSGETFNQGQIFSGHKVRGLGDCLSQNEWAWNGKKFVKSFSGLTVQCKGFAGGAWNLPTYVSKIIYQAK from the coding sequence ATGAAACAAAAATGGATCTACAGCATCAAAACCATGAGTGTCACATTTGGTCTAGCCAGTATCAGCTCATTAAGTCTGGCGGCCATTCAGGGCCTGCATTTTTCACATAAAGACTGGGAAATTGCCTGTGATAATACCGGCACCTGCCGCGCTGCCGGTTATCAATCGGATCAAGATATCGATCAGCCGGTTTCGGTGCTACTTGAGCGTGCTGCTGGGATAAACAGTAGCATCAAAGCTCAGGTCCAGATTTTACCCTTAGCTGCTGCCACACCGACCAGACAGCTTCAGCTGCAAATTGCCAGCACACCTTATGGCGTGATTGGTCTGAATAGGGAGGGAATAGGGCAACTCAATAGCAGTCAAACGCGTGCCTTGCTGAAAGCGGTGCAGGGAACGAGTCCAGTGATATTTAAAAATGCGCAATCACGCTGGAACCTGTCGACCGCCGGCGCCAGTGCCGTTTTACTCAAGATGGATGAATTTCAGCGTCGACTTTCTACGCCCTCAGCCTTGATCAGTCCGGGGATAAAATCCAATCAGGCGGTGCTTAAAGCCGCAGGGATACCGAAAATTCAGATACCAAAATATCAGTCAGGCAAAGTCACTCAAGCAAAACTGAATACGGCAACAAGTCAGCAGATGATTCGAAAACTGCAAGCCACCACCAAGGAAGATCAATGTGATTTGCTGTTTAGCCAGCGTTTTCTGGATGATGATGTTATGACCATTTATCCCATTAATGCCCAGAATCAACTGATTCAGATTCCATGCTGGCGTGGGGCTTATAATATGGGTAGTGGCTTCTGGCTGATGGATCGAAACAAGCAATTTAAACAGTTGGTGACGACCTCGGGAGAAACATTTAACCAAGGCCAGATATTTTCCGGGCATAAAGTGCGTGGTTTGGGCGATTGTCTGAGTCAGAACGAATGGGCCTGGAATGGCAAGAAATTTGTCAAAAGCTTCAGTGGTCTGACCGTACAATGCAAAGGCTTCGCCGGTGGTGCTTGGAATTTACCGACCTATGTAAGCAAAATCATTTATCAGGCCAAATAG
- a CDS encoding HAD-IA family hydrolase — MIKNILIDLDGTLTDPKVGITTSARYGLEKIGHPISDEINIDWIIGPPLKASLAKILNVEADHVLAEQALMGYRERFAVKGLYENHVFEGVAETLAELKRRGYRLFVATAKPTVYAKQILEHFDLAQYFTDIHGSELNGDRTNKAELIQYILAQQQLQADQCMMVGDREHDIFGARHNGIETIAVSYGYGSQEELEVAQPKYKIDRFNQLLDYFK; from the coding sequence GTGATTAAGAATATTTTAATTGATCTGGATGGGACATTAACCGATCCGAAAGTGGGGATTACGACGTCTGCACGCTATGGTCTGGAAAAAATTGGTCATCCGATTAGTGACGAGATCAATATCGACTGGATTATTGGTCCTCCTTTAAAAGCCTCACTAGCCAAAATTTTAAATGTTGAAGCCGATCATGTGCTGGCTGAGCAGGCCTTGATGGGTTATCGGGAGCGCTTTGCAGTCAAGGGTCTTTATGAAAATCATGTTTTTGAGGGTGTGGCAGAAACGCTGGCAGAACTGAAACGCCGTGGTTATCGCTTGTTTGTCGCTACAGCAAAACCGACAGTGTATGCCAAACAGATTCTGGAACATTTTGATCTGGCCCAGTATTTTACTGACATTCATGGTAGTGAGCTGAATGGTGACCGCACCAATAAAGCCGAGCTGATTCAGTATATTTTAGCGCAGCAACAGTTACAGGCCGATCAATGCATGATGGTCGGTGACCGTGAGCATGACATTTTTGGCGCCCGTCACAATGGTATTGAGACTATAGCGGTAAGTTATGGTTATGGCAGTCAGGAAGAGTTAGAGGTGGCACAACCTAAATATAAAATTGACCGCTTTAATCAGTTATTAGATTATTTTAAATAA
- a CDS encoding carbohydrate porin — protein MYLSPLSKAVYLCCASFILTTTTVHAEAAFSSESPWMLGDWNGQRTALQNQGYDFSFGYTGEMATLIDALRSSNHKTEYADQFVFGAHLDLAKIAGWQDTEAQITVTQRNGQSLSQSAAALNGHLSSVQEVWGRGQTWRLTDLWIKKKFLEQKLDVKVGRFGEGEDFNSFDCDFQNLALCGSQVGNWVGDQWYNWPVSQWAARVKYNLNPEFYAQVGAYEYNPENLERGKGFNLSTDGSKGAMLPAEVVWAPKLGEQKLPGEYRAGYYYSTAEAEVISNPDQTDHHHGGWIVAKQQLTAHHGDTSRGLTGFVNATVHDSKTNNVSDMQNIGLVYKGAMDSRPQDEIAFGIARINMNDDVSADRHQEIDAEIYYGLHATNWLTIRPNVQYVRHIGAYKDGENVWVGGIKFNTSF, from the coding sequence ATGTATCTCTCCCCATTATCGAAGGCCGTTTACCTTTGCTGTGCCTCTTTCATCTTAACCACGACCACTGTGCATGCTGAAGCTGCTTTCAGTTCGGAAAGCCCGTGGATGCTCGGTGACTGGAACGGGCAACGTACAGCACTCCAAAATCAGGGCTATGATTTCAGTTTTGGTTATACCGGTGAAATGGCAACCTTGATCGATGCGCTAAGATCTTCAAACCATAAAACTGAATATGCGGACCAGTTTGTTTTTGGGGCACATCTGGATCTGGCAAAAATTGCAGGCTGGCAAGACACCGAAGCACAAATAACAGTGACCCAGCGTAACGGTCAGTCACTGTCTCAAAGCGCTGCTGCTTTAAATGGCCATCTGAGTTCAGTGCAAGAAGTCTGGGGCCGTGGTCAAACCTGGCGCCTGACTGATTTATGGATCAAGAAAAAATTCCTGGAACAAAAACTGGATGTGAAAGTCGGACGCTTTGGTGAGGGTGAAGACTTCAATAGTTTTGACTGTGATTTCCAGAATCTGGCCCTATGCGGTTCACAAGTCGGGAACTGGGTTGGCGATCAGTGGTACAACTGGCCGGTAAGCCAATGGGCTGCACGGGTCAAATATAACCTTAACCCTGAATTTTATGCCCAAGTCGGTGCTTATGAATACAACCCTGAGAATCTGGAACGTGGTAAAGGATTTAACCTGAGTACGGATGGTTCCAAAGGGGCAATGCTTCCTGCAGAAGTGGTTTGGGCACCTAAACTGGGTGAACAGAAACTACCGGGTGAATACCGTGCCGGTTATTACTACAGTACAGCAGAGGCTGAAGTCATTTCCAATCCAGATCAAACCGATCATCACCATGGGGGCTGGATTGTTGCCAAGCAACAATTGACTGCACATCACGGAGATACTTCGCGTGGTTTGACCGGCTTTGTGAATGCGACAGTGCATGACTCCAAAACCAATAATGTCAGTGATATGCAAAATATCGGGCTGGTTTATAAGGGTGCAATGGATTCACGCCCTCAAGATGAAATCGCATTTGGTATTGCACGCATCAACATGAATGACGATGTCAGTGCTGACCGTCATCAAGAAATCGATGCAGAAATTTATTATGGCTTACATGCCACTAATTGGCTCACCATTCGCCCGAATGTGCAATATGTGCGTCACATCGGTGCATATAAAGATGGTGAAAATGTCTGGGTGGGCGGAATCAAGTTTAATACGTCATTTTAA
- a CDS encoding glucose/quinate/shikimate family membrane-bound PQQ-dependent dehydrogenase: protein MNTSSSGSVLKTILAVIAAVFGIGLLIGGIYLAVLGGSWYYIIAGILFIATAVLLYKRKSAALLVYAIFVLATVVWGLWEVGSDFFALAPRLDILGLFGLALLIPAVTRGFDQSKGAKIALGASLAITIAVMIYAVFNDPQEIRGELKSQQPATHQPIPGVADEDWPAYGRTQSGLRYSPLKQINTENVKDLQVAWEYHTGEFKTENDSGETTNQVTPIKVGDNMYICTTHQKLTALDPATGKAKWTYDPKLKADHTYQHLTCRGVSYYDVNNTAGFESSLAAKKTTSAECPQKVILPVNDGRLVAVNATTGKVCSDFGKNGEVDLQKDMPFPYPGGYIPTSPPVVTGTTIIIAGSTTDNYSTEEPSGVIRGYDVNTGELLWVFDTGAEDPNLIPAPGQKFVHNSPNAWAPLAYDAELDIVYVPTGVGTPDIYGGHRTELDERYANSMLALNATTGKLVWNFQTTHHDLWDMDVPSQPTLTEIKDKNGNMVPAIYVLTKTGNAFVLDRRNGKAIVPITEKPVPQSVKRGPQTKGEFYSKTQPFSDFNLAPQDKLTDKQMWGATMFDQLVCRVAFHKLNYDGIYTPPSENGTLVFPGNLGVFEWGGMSVNPDRQIALTNPIGLPFVSKLIPQDPNRPKTAKGAGTEAGVQPMYGVPYGVEISAFLSPFGLPCKQPSWGFVAGVDLNTHEVAWKRRIGTIRDSMPGIPLPPFKMGVPMLGGPISTAGNVMFVGGTQDNYIRAINVNNGDELWKGRLPAGGQATPMTYEANGKQYVVIMAGGHGSFGTKMGDSLVAYALPDNK, encoded by the coding sequence ATGAATACTTCATCATCAGGTTCAGTACTGAAAACGATTTTAGCGGTCATTGCCGCTGTTTTCGGTATAGGACTGCTGATTGGAGGGATTTATCTTGCAGTGCTGGGTGGGTCTTGGTACTACATCATTGCAGGTATTCTCTTTATTGCGACCGCAGTTCTCTTGTATAAACGAAAAAGCGCTGCACTTCTGGTTTATGCCATATTCGTTTTGGCAACAGTGGTGTGGGGCCTATGGGAAGTCGGTTCAGATTTCTTTGCACTTGCGCCGCGTTTGGATATTTTAGGTCTGTTTGGTTTAGCGCTGCTTATTCCGGCGGTAACACGTGGCTTTGATCAAAGCAAAGGTGCGAAAATTGCCTTGGGTGCTTCATTGGCCATTACTATTGCCGTCATGATTTATGCTGTATTTAATGACCCGCAAGAAATTCGCGGTGAATTAAAATCCCAGCAGCCCGCAACCCACCAGCCAATTCCCGGTGTGGCAGATGAAGACTGGCCAGCTTATGGCCGTACCCAGTCCGGTTTGCGTTATTCACCCTTAAAGCAGATTAATACTGAAAACGTCAAAGATTTGCAGGTGGCTTGGGAATATCACACGGGCGAATTCAAGACTGAAAATGACTCGGGTGAAACCACCAATCAGGTTACTCCAATCAAGGTGGGTGACAACATGTACATCTGTACCACTCACCAGAAATTGACTGCGCTTGATCCAGCAACTGGTAAGGCGAAATGGACTTATGATCCAAAACTGAAAGCCGATCATACCTATCAGCATTTAACCTGCCGTGGTGTATCTTATTATGATGTCAACAATACGGCTGGTTTTGAAAGCAGTCTCGCTGCGAAGAAAACCACATCGGCTGAATGTCCGCAAAAAGTCATTTTACCGGTCAATGATGGGCGTCTGGTTGCGGTAAATGCAACCACCGGTAAAGTCTGTTCTGACTTTGGTAAAAATGGTGAAGTTGATCTGCAAAAAGATATGCCATTCCCATATCCGGGTGGTTATATTCCAACCTCACCGCCTGTAGTAACCGGCACCACCATTATTATTGCGGGTTCAACCACAGATAACTATTCAACTGAAGAACCGTCGGGTGTGATCCGTGGTTATGATGTCAATACCGGTGAACTGCTTTGGGTATTTGACACAGGCGCTGAAGATCCGAATTTGATTCCTGCACCGGGTCAAAAATTTGTACATAACTCTCCAAATGCTTGGGCACCTTTGGCCTATGATGCAGAGCTGGATATCGTCTACGTACCAACGGGTGTCGGTACACCGGATATTTACGGTGGTCATCGTACTGAACTGGACGAGCGTTATGCCAACTCGATGCTGGCCTTGAATGCGACGACCGGCAAACTGGTATGGAACTTCCAGACTACCCATCACGATTTGTGGGATATGGACGTACCTTCACAGCCAACATTGACCGAGATTAAAGACAAAAACGGCAATATGGTTCCAGCCATTTATGTCTTGACCAAAACGGGTAATGCTTTTGTGCTAGACCGCCGTAATGGTAAAGCGATTGTGCCAATTACCGAGAAACCGGTACCACAATCTGTGAAACGCGGACCTCAGACCAAAGGCGAGTTCTATTCTAAAACTCAACCTTTCTCTGACTTTAATCTGGCGCCACAAGATAAATTGACCGATAAACAGATGTGGGGTGCGACCATGTTTGACCAGTTGGTCTGCCGTGTTGCTTTCCACAAACTGAATTACGATGGCATTTATACCCCACCTTCTGAAAATGGGACGCTGGTCTTCCCGGGTAACCTAGGTGTGTTTGAATGGGGTGGTATGTCGGTGAATCCGGACCGTCAAATTGCATTAACCAACCCGATTGGCCTGCCATTTGTATCAAAACTGATTCCTCAAGATCCGAACCGTCCTAAGACGGCTAAAGGTGCAGGTACAGAAGCCGGCGTTCAACCGATGTATGGTGTGCCTTATGGCGTTGAAATCAGTGCGTTCCTGTCTCCATTCGGTCTACCGTGTAAACAGCCATCATGGGGCTTTGTTGCAGGTGTGGACTTAAATACTCATGAAGTGGCCTGGAAACGCCGTATCGGTACCATTCGTGACAGTATGCCGGGCATTCCATTGCCGCCATTCAAAATGGGTGTGCCGATGTTGGGTGGTCCTATTTCAACTGCGGGCAACGTGATGTTTGTGGGCGGAACTCAAGATAACTACATTCGCGCCATCAATGTGAACAACGGTGATGAGTTGTGGAAAGGCCGTCTACCTGCAGGTGGTCAGGCTACACCAATGACCTATGAAGCCAATGGCAAGCAGTATGTGGTCATTATGGCAGGTGGTCATGGTTCCTTTGGGACTAAAATGGGCGACTCTCTGGTGGCTTATGCCTTGCCAGACAATAAATAG